The following are encoded together in the Serratia sp. UGAL515B_01 genome:
- the der gene encoding ribosome biogenesis GTPase Der, with the protein MIPVVALVGRPNVGKSTLFNRLTHTRDALVADFPGLTRDRKYGRAEVEGNEFIIVDTGGIDGTEDGVETRMAGQSLLAIEEADIVLFMVDARAGLMPADLGIAQHLRSREKATFVVANKTDGIDPDTATADFYSLGLGEVYAIAASHGRGVAQLIEHVLVPFIPAKPEEVELTEEEANAAYWAEQNGETDEDDEGEEPEDDFNPQDLPIKLAIVGRPNVGKSTLTNRILGEERVVVYDMPGTTRDSIYIPMVRDEREYVLIDTAGVRKRGKVTETVEKFSVIKTLQAIEDANVVLLVIDAREGISDQDLSLLGFILNSGRSLVIAVNKWDGMSEEDREHVKEMLDLRLGFVDFARVHFISALHGSGVGNLFESVQEAYECATRRVNTSMLTKIMQMATDDHQPPLVRGRRVKLKYAHAGGYNPPIVVIHGNQVSDLADSYKRYLMNYFRRSLNVMGTPIRIQFKEGENPFAGKRNTLTPNQMRKRKRLMSHLKKSK; encoded by the coding sequence ATGATACCTGTCGTCGCGCTGGTCGGGCGCCCGAATGTGGGTAAATCCACCTTGTTCAACCGTTTAACACATACGCGCGATGCGCTGGTGGCGGATTTTCCCGGGCTAACACGAGACCGCAAGTATGGTCGTGCTGAAGTAGAGGGCAACGAATTCATCATTGTTGATACTGGTGGTATTGACGGAACGGAAGACGGCGTAGAGACCCGAATGGCTGGCCAATCGCTGTTGGCGATTGAAGAAGCCGATATAGTGCTGTTCATGGTGGATGCCCGTGCCGGATTGATGCCCGCAGATCTGGGCATTGCACAGCATTTGCGTAGCAGAGAGAAAGCGACGTTTGTGGTCGCCAACAAAACCGATGGTATTGACCCTGACACAGCTACTGCTGACTTCTACTCACTGGGGTTAGGAGAGGTTTATGCCATTGCTGCTTCCCATGGTCGAGGTGTCGCGCAACTCATTGAACATGTTTTGGTGCCCTTTATCCCCGCAAAGCCAGAAGAAGTTGAGCTGACAGAAGAAGAGGCTAATGCTGCCTACTGGGCAGAGCAGAATGGCGAAACCGATGAAGATGATGAAGGCGAAGAACCTGAGGATGATTTCAACCCACAGGATCTGCCGATCAAACTGGCGATTGTAGGCCGCCCTAACGTAGGCAAATCTACACTGACTAACCGCATTCTTGGCGAAGAGCGTGTTGTGGTGTATGACATGCCGGGTACCACTCGCGACAGTATCTATATTCCGATGGTTCGTGATGAGCGTGAATACGTGTTGATCGATACTGCAGGGGTGCGCAAACGTGGCAAAGTGACCGAAACCGTTGAAAAGTTTTCTGTCATTAAGACGTTACAGGCGATTGAAGACGCTAACGTTGTTTTGTTAGTCATTGATGCACGCGAAGGTATTTCCGATCAGGATCTGTCATTGCTTGGTTTTATCCTCAATAGTGGGCGTTCACTGGTGATTGCGGTCAATAAATGGGACGGCATGAGTGAGGAAGATCGTGAGCACGTAAAAGAGATGCTCGATCTGCGTTTGGGCTTTGTCGACTTCGCTCGTGTGCACTTTATTTCCGCGCTGCATGGCAGCGGCGTGGGTAATTTGTTCGAGTCGGTACAGGAAGCCTACGAGTGTGCGACTCGTCGTGTTAATACCTCGATGCTTACCAAAATTATGCAGATGGCTACTGATGACCATCAGCCGCCGTTGGTACGTGGCCGCCGCGTGAAGCTGAAATATGCACATGCTGGTGGATATAATCCGCCGATTGTAGTGATCCACGGTAATCAGGTAAGCGATCTTGCTGATTCTTACAAACGTTACCTGATGAATTACTTCCGTCGTTCACTTAATGTGATGGGTACACCGATCCGCATTCAGTTTAAGGAAGGTGAAAATCCGTTTGCGGGTAAGCGCAATACCTTGACTCCGAATCAAATGCGTAAGCGTAAACGTTTAATGAGCCATTTGAAAAAGTCAAAATAA
- a CDS encoding YfgM family protein, with protein MEVYTTENEQLDAVRRFFAENGKALAVGVVLGIGALLGWRYWQSHQNSSMIAASQSFEQASTALGSGKAEGVAVAETFIQANSNSYGVFAALHLAQHFAQQNDFAKAEQQLVMAQSQAKDENLLAMVNLRLARVQLQQKKLDEALKTLDGVKGEGWIAMLQDVRGDVLLAKGDVKGAREAYSKGIESNNSQALTAVMRMKLNNLSS; from the coding sequence GTGGAAGTCTATACCACTGAAAACGAACAGCTTGACGCCGTGCGCCGGTTCTTTGCTGAAAATGGCAAAGCCTTGGCTGTGGGGGTTGTGCTCGGTATTGGTGCCCTGCTTGGCTGGCGTTATTGGCAGAGCCACCAAAACTCCAGCATGATAGCCGCCTCCCAGTCTTTTGAACAGGCGAGCACTGCACTGGGATCCGGTAAGGCCGAAGGTGTTGCTGTAGCAGAGACGTTTATCCAGGCTAACAGCAACAGTTATGGTGTATTTGCTGCATTGCATTTGGCGCAGCATTTTGCCCAGCAAAATGATTTTGCCAAAGCGGAGCAACAATTGGTGATGGCGCAAAGCCAGGCCAAGGATGAAAACTTGTTGGCTATGGTTAACCTTCGCTTGGCTCGTGTGCAGTTGCAGCAGAAAAAACTGGATGAAGCCCTGAAAACGCTGGATGGCGTGAAAGGTGAAGGCTGGATAGCAATGCTGCAAGATGTGCGTGGAGACGTACTGCTGGCGAAAGGCGATGTCAAAGGTGCGCGCGAGGCTTACAGCAAGGGTATTGAATCCAATAACTCTCAGGCGCTTACAGCAGTAATGCGCATGAAACTGAATAACTTGTCCAGCTAA
- a CDS encoding IS6 family transposase, giving the protein MSLAGIAQCVRWYLVYSLSLRNLEEIMAERGIVVDHSTGQTIDFLLTAKQDAAATLRFFRKAIGHHGEPEVVTIDKRGANTTALAALNVDKPNEKTITDRQSKYLNNLVEQDHRNIKRQIRPILGFKSFRRTQTVKGHSLTLFYVSVKGW; this is encoded by the coding sequence ATTTCACTTGCCGGTATCGCGCAATGTGTTCGCTGGTATCTGGTTTACTCACTGAGTTTGCGTAACCTGGAAGAGATAATGGCCGAACGCGGTATTGTCGTTGACCATTCCACCGGCCAGACCATTGACTTCCTGCTAACCGCCAAACAGGACGCTGCAGCTACATTGCGCTTCTTTCGCAAAGCTATTGGTCATCATGGCGAACCCGAGGTGGTCACTATCGATAAACGTGGTGCCAACACCACAGCGTTGGCTGCGCTCAACGTCGACAAACCCAATGAGAAAACGATTACGGACAGGCAGAGTAAATACCTAAACAACCTGGTTGAGCAAGATCACCGAAATATTAAACGGCAGATACGCCCGATACTGGGATTCAAATCCTTTCGACGAACCCAAACAGTTAAGGGACACAGCCTAACGTTATTTTATGTTTCAGTAAAAGGATGGTGA
- a CDS encoding zinc ribbon domain-containing protein codes for MNVLCPVCAHPMNWVNDHYHCQSCNCDYRQFADCPDCGQPLQVLKACGAVDYLCQNGHGLISKKRVKFRLDCLP; via the coding sequence ATGAACGTCTTATGCCCGGTGTGCGCTCATCCGATGAATTGGGTGAATGACCATTACCATTGCCAAAGCTGCAACTGCGATTACCGGCAGTTTGCCGACTGCCCCGACTGTGGTCAGCCATTGCAGGTGTTGAAAGCCTGTGGGGCTGTGGACTACCTATGCCAAAATGGCCACGGGCTGATTTCCAAAAAACGGGTGAAGTTTAGGTTAGATTGTCTCCCTTAA
- a CDS encoding AEC family transporter — MSWETWSFAFNVTVPNLLMMLLGILLRHLRLMDDLFIDGATKLVFNIALPCLLFFGIATNHPQLSDNLFLVIYGAIGTIVTFLLLEVSAKWLVADPRERGVFVQGGFRANTGILGLAYAMTAYGDEGVAIGSLYLTVTVLLFNVLSVITLTRSLHSGEGKKIQHLPLLRSIVTNPLILGLLSGLVYSQTGLGIPQMIEQTGGYISGLSLPWALLCTGASLDLRTFLRSSNVAMLSSSAKLFFVPAFMTLGGWLCGFHGVTLGIIFMFSATPTAAGSYVMTRAMGGNSALAANIIAITTVGSFFTTALGIYFLRLWNLI; from the coding sequence ATGTCCTGGGAAACATGGAGTTTTGCATTCAACGTTACCGTCCCTAATTTATTGATGATGTTATTGGGTATTCTGCTGCGCCATTTGCGGCTGATGGACGACCTTTTTATCGATGGGGCCACCAAGCTGGTATTCAATATAGCTTTACCTTGTCTGCTATTTTTCGGCATTGCTACCAACCATCCACAGCTGAGCGATAATCTTTTTCTGGTGATTTATGGCGCTATAGGGACGATTGTTACCTTCCTGTTGTTGGAAGTATCTGCCAAGTGGTTGGTGGCAGATCCACGTGAGCGCGGTGTGTTTGTCCAGGGGGGATTTCGCGCCAATACCGGAATACTTGGTTTGGCTTATGCAATGACTGCCTATGGCGATGAGGGCGTTGCCATAGGTTCTCTGTATCTGACAGTGACGGTACTCTTGTTTAATGTGCTGTCGGTTATTACGCTGACACGCAGCCTGCATAGTGGTGAGGGTAAGAAAATACAGCACCTTCCGCTGCTGCGCAGTATCGTGACTAACCCGCTTATTTTGGGGCTGCTCAGCGGATTGGTGTATTCACAAACCGGGCTTGGTATTCCACAGATGATTGAACAGACGGGCGGTTATATCTCCGGTCTTTCATTACCTTGGGCTTTATTGTGCACGGGAGCCAGCCTGGATCTGCGAACTTTTCTCCGCTCTTCTAACGTCGCAATGTTGTCGTCATCCGCTAAACTGTTTTTTGTGCCAGCGTTCATGACGCTCGGTGGATGGTTGTGTGGTTTCCATGGTGTTACGTTGGGGATCATTTTTATGTTTTCAGCGACGCCAACCGCAGCGGGCAGCTACGTGATGACACGCGCTATGGGTGGGAATTCAGCACTGGCGGCGAATATTATTGCAATCACCACCGTGGGTTCATTTTTTACCACCGCATTGGGGATTTACTTTTTACGCTTATGGAACCTAATTTAG
- a CDS encoding glycoside hydrolase family 31 protein, whose protein sequence is MKTLKNWTLAGEYADRVELLVDERHLFCLYVLENNLFRVLIKRNGELALDRTWSIAPQEDVPWEGRERLSVAGFGLPGYHLQQQGETMTVATAQLRVTIHQPLWLEWEYCNPAGEWLPLAADRPTSAYLLNAHGDGVAHYQRRFNGERYYGLGEKTGDLERSGRRFEMRNLDAMGYNAASTDPLYKHIPFTITHREDVSFGVFYDNLSSCWLDLGNEIDNYHLAYRRYQAEAGDLDYYLFLGPRVLDVTKAFVRLTGKTHFGPKWSLGYSGSTMHYTDAPDAQQQLQKFIQLCREHAIPCDSFQLSSGYTSIANKRYVFNWNYDKVPQPKQLSKAFHDAGLKLAANIKPCLLQDHPQYQQVAEQGLFIRDSESDSPERSSFWDDEGSHLDFTNPETVRWWQQGVTEQLLEMGIDSTWNDNNEYEVWDGEARCYGFGKPIAIKHIRPVMPLLMMRASLEAQQRFAPHLRPYLISRSGCAGMQRYVQTWSGDNRTNWQTLRYNTRMGLGMSLSGLYNVGHDVGGFSGDKPDAELFVRWVQNGVMHPRFTIHSWNDDATVNEPWMYPSATPMVREAINLRYSLMPYFYTLLWQASADDEPMLRPTFLDHEHDKRTLRECDDFLIGRDLLVASVVEQGQRQREVYLPDNGDGWYCFYSGQWYSGGQSIVLDAPLERLPLLVRAGAGVPLSQRLGHVDNAADDSRQLRLFPTKGAGRSSGLLFEDDGESYDWQQGNALWLRWEAVSDNQRITLSITTEGDFKPAWQTLSIVLPDGETRELWVNGVCRDVYRL, encoded by the coding sequence ATGAAAACGTTAAAAAACTGGACATTGGCGGGGGAGTACGCCGATCGTGTAGAACTGCTGGTGGATGAGCGCCACCTGTTCTGCCTGTATGTCCTGGAAAACAATCTGTTCCGCGTGCTGATTAAGCGCAATGGTGAGTTAGCTCTGGACCGAACCTGGAGTATCGCTCCGCAGGAGGATGTGCCATGGGAAGGGCGTGAACGTCTCAGTGTGGCTGGTTTCGGCTTACCGGGTTACCACCTGCAACAGCAGGGTGAAACCATGACGGTGGCAACTGCGCAGCTGCGGGTGACCATACACCAACCGCTGTGGCTGGAGTGGGAATATTGTAACCCTGCGGGAGAATGGTTGCCGTTGGCGGCGGACCGTCCAACCAGCGCTTACTTGCTTAATGCGCATGGCGACGGTGTGGCGCACTACCAGCGTCGATTCAACGGTGAGCGTTACTACGGGCTGGGTGAGAAAACCGGCGATCTGGAACGTTCTGGTCGCCGCTTTGAGATGCGTAATCTCGATGCTATGGGGTATAACGCCGCGAGCACCGACCCGCTGTATAAACATATTCCGTTCACTATCACGCACCGTGAAGACGTCAGCTTCGGGGTATTCTACGACAACCTGAGTAGCTGTTGGCTGGATCTGGGTAATGAGATCGACAACTACCATTTGGCTTACCGCCGTTATCAGGCCGAAGCGGGCGACCTGGATTATTACCTGTTCCTTGGCCCACGTGTACTCGATGTGACTAAAGCGTTTGTGCGCCTGACCGGTAAAACGCATTTTGGGCCCAAATGGAGCCTGGGTTATAGCGGTTCCACCATGCACTATACCGATGCACCGGATGCGCAACAGCAACTGCAAAAGTTTATTCAGCTTTGCCGTGAACACGCTATCCCGTGTGATTCGTTCCAGCTCTCTTCCGGTTATACCTCGATTGCTAACAAGCGTTACGTTTTTAACTGGAACTACGACAAGGTGCCGCAGCCGAAACAATTGAGCAAGGCGTTCCACGATGCCGGACTGAAACTGGCGGCGAATATCAAACCCTGCCTATTGCAGGATCACCCACAGTATCAGCAGGTGGCTGAACAGGGCTTGTTTATCCGTGATTCAGAAAGTGATAGTCCTGAGCGTTCCAGTTTCTGGGATGACGAAGGTTCACACCTCGACTTTACCAATCCGGAAACGGTGCGTTGGTGGCAGCAGGGGGTGACTGAACAATTGCTTGAAATGGGGATTGATTCAACCTGGAACGACAACAACGAATACGAAGTATGGGACGGTGAGGCACGCTGCTACGGTTTCGGCAAACCGATTGCCATCAAACATATTCGCCCGGTTATGCCGTTACTCATGATGCGTGCTTCCCTTGAGGCGCAGCAACGTTTCGCACCGCACTTGCGGCCTTATCTGATCTCTCGTTCAGGCTGTGCCGGTATGCAGCGCTATGTGCAGACCTGGAGCGGCGATAACCGTACCAACTGGCAAACCCTGCGTTACAACACCCGTATGGGGTTGGGGATGAGCTTATCTGGATTATATAACGTCGGGCATGACGTAGGTGGATTCTCCGGCGATAAACCGGATGCGGAACTATTCGTACGCTGGGTACAAAACGGGGTAATGCACCCTCGTTTTACCATCCACTCGTGGAATGATGATGCGACCGTTAACGAACCCTGGATGTATCCATCAGCAACACCAATGGTCCGCGAAGCGATCAATCTGCGTTACAGCCTAATGCCTTATTTTTATACGCTGTTATGGCAAGCCAGTGCCGACGATGAGCCAATGCTGCGGCCAACGTTCCTCGATCATGAACACGACAAGCGTACTCTGCGCGAGTGCGATGATTTCCTGATTGGCCGCGATCTGCTGGTGGCCAGTGTGGTAGAGCAGGGACAGCGCCAGCGTGAGGTTTATCTACCCGATAACGGTGACGGTTGGTACTGCTTCTATAGTGGCCAATGGTACAGTGGTGGTCAGAGCATTGTTCTTGATGCGCCACTGGAACGCTTACCACTGCTGGTTCGCGCCGGAGCTGGCGTGCCGCTGTCACAACGTTTAGGGCATGTGGATAACGCCGCAGATGATAGCCGCCAGTTACGGCTGTTCCCCACCAAGGGGGCTGGGCGCTCTTCAGGGTTATTGTTTGAAGATGACGGTGAAAGCTATGATTGGCAGCAGGGTAACGCGCTGTGGCTGCGCTGGGAGGCGGTGAGTGACAATCAGCGTATTACGTTGAGCATCACAACCGAGGGTGACTTTAAGCCAGCGTGGCAAACGCTGAGTATTGTTCTGCCCGATGGCGAGACGCGTGAATTGTGGGTCAACGGCGTTTGCCGGGATGTCTATAGGCTGTGA
- a CDS encoding LacI family DNA-binding transcriptional regulator has product MNGKLKIKEIARQTGLSISTVSRVLAGKSNTSAKARHQVLMCAQQNGILQGISNGRLMLNNVTVFAPQRAFDVRTDIFYYKVIQGIALALADHDVRIRYCGLEEMHSNSALFLEKMNDPQTEAVLIIGIDDEHIHTLAADLNKPCILINCTDSQMRLDSVSPDHQLIGEYSANYLFQQGHSRILNLQCLRRNTMELRLAGIKQAYARHNIPFDDSQYLVTTSGFGSEEAEQAINTFINGISDRAQLPTAILAGGDYMAVGAVNALRKMQINVPGNISVMSTDGFNLAEIHDIALTSVHVPRDELGVEAIALLQRRMLRPNAPPCNMLLHGRLVVQASVKRLSPNRVTPAVSTHHHKLYDA; this is encoded by the coding sequence ATGAACGGAAAGCTGAAAATAAAAGAAATTGCCCGCCAGACAGGGCTTTCAATCAGCACTGTTTCACGTGTACTGGCAGGCAAATCCAATACCAGTGCAAAAGCACGGCATCAGGTACTGATGTGCGCGCAGCAGAACGGTATTCTGCAAGGCATTTCTAACGGTAGACTGATGTTGAACAACGTAACAGTATTTGCTCCTCAACGTGCCTTCGACGTGCGTACCGATATCTTTTACTACAAAGTGATCCAGGGTATCGCGTTAGCACTGGCAGACCATGATGTGAGGATCCGCTATTGCGGGTTAGAAGAAATGCACAGTAATAGCGCACTGTTTCTGGAAAAAATGAATGATCCGCAAACTGAAGCGGTGCTTATCATCGGCATTGATGATGAACACATTCACACCCTCGCAGCAGACCTGAATAAACCTTGTATCCTGATTAACTGCACTGACAGCCAAATGCGGCTGGATAGTGTTTCGCCGGATCACCAGCTGATTGGAGAATACTCGGCCAACTATCTTTTCCAACAGGGCCACAGCCGTATCCTTAATTTGCAATGCCTACGGCGTAACACGATGGAACTGCGTCTGGCAGGTATCAAGCAAGCCTATGCTCGGCATAATATTCCGTTTGACGATAGCCAATATCTGGTGACGACTTCCGGTTTTGGCAGCGAAGAAGCCGAACAGGCGATTAACACTTTTATTAACGGTATTAGCGATCGTGCACAATTACCCACAGCAATCCTGGCTGGTGGCGATTATATGGCTGTTGGTGCAGTCAATGCACTGAGGAAAATGCAAATTAACGTGCCTGGGAATATTTCCGTCATGAGTACCGATGGCTTTAATCTGGCAGAGATCCACGATATCGCGCTAACCTCCGTCCATGTACCCCGTGATGAGTTAGGCGTTGAGGCTATCGCTCTCCTGCAGCGTCGGATGCTGCGCCCAAACGCACCACCGTGCAATATGTTATTACACGGGAGGCTAGTGGTGCAGGCCTCTGTCAAACGCCTCAGCCCGAATAGAGTGACCCCCGCAGTGAGCACGCACCACCACAAGCTTTATGACGCCTGA
- the bamB gene encoding outer membrane protein assembly factor BamB has protein sequence MQLRKTLLVGLISVAMLSGCSLFGGEEDVVTMSPLPKVENQFTPNKVWSTSVGNGVGEYYSHLRPAYQNNTVYAADRRGIVKALDLTDGKEKWKVDLSESKGMLSSNQHALLSGGMTASGSNVYVGSERAIVYALNAQDGKVAWQTKVAGESISRPVVADGMVLIHTTNGQLQALNEADGTIKWTVNLDTPTLSLRGESAPAVAFGAAVVGSDNGRVNAVLMQQGQLIWQQRISQPSGATEIGRLNDVDTTPVIVDNVVYAVGYNGNLAALDLRSGQILWKRDMGSINDFIVDAGRIYVVDQNDRIVASNAEGGVNQWTQSDLLHRNLTAPVLFNSYLVVGDAQGYLHWVNTTDGRFVAQVKVDSSGFLSAPIVAGDKLLIQARGGKVYAFSR, from the coding sequence ATGCAATTGCGTAAAACACTCTTGGTCGGGCTGATTTCCGTTGCCATGCTAAGTGGTTGTTCGCTGTTCGGCGGCGAAGAAGATGTGGTTACCATGTCACCGTTGCCAAAAGTTGAAAATCAGTTCACACCTAACAAGGTGTGGAGCACGTCTGTTGGTAATGGTGTTGGTGAGTATTATTCCCATCTACGTCCAGCCTATCAGAATAACACCGTTTATGCAGCCGATCGTCGTGGCATAGTGAAAGCATTGGATCTAACCGACGGTAAAGAAAAATGGAAGGTTGACCTTTCTGAAAGTAAAGGGATGCTTTCCAGTAATCAACACGCACTGCTGTCTGGTGGAATGACTGCTTCTGGTTCCAACGTCTATGTCGGCAGCGAAAGAGCGATAGTCTATGCGCTTAATGCTCAAGACGGTAAAGTGGCATGGCAAACCAAAGTAGCCGGTGAGTCGATTTCTCGTCCGGTGGTTGCCGATGGCATGGTATTGATCCATACCACTAATGGTCAACTTCAGGCATTAAATGAGGCTGATGGTACCATCAAATGGACGGTCAACCTGGACACTCCTACGTTGTCATTGCGTGGTGAGTCAGCTCCAGCAGTCGCCTTTGGTGCCGCAGTTGTCGGTAGTGATAATGGTCGCGTTAACGCCGTGCTGATGCAGCAGGGTCAGTTGATCTGGCAGCAACGTATTTCCCAGCCGAGTGGTGCAACTGAAATTGGTCGCTTGAACGATGTTGATACAACCCCAGTAATTGTTGATAACGTCGTTTATGCAGTGGGTTACAATGGTAACCTTGCCGCGTTGGATCTGCGTTCAGGCCAAATATTATGGAAGCGTGACATGGGTTCCATTAACGATTTTATCGTTGATGCGGGCCGTATCTATGTAGTCGATCAAAATGATCGCATCGTTGCTTCCAATGCCGAAGGTGGGGTGAATCAGTGGACTCAGAGTGATCTACTGCATCGTAATCTGACCGCGCCTGTGTTGTTTAACAGCTATCTGGTGGTTGGGGATGCGCAAGGCTATCTGCACTGGGTCAATACGACAGATGGCCGCTTTGTGGCACAGGTGAAAGTGGATAGCTCCGGTTTCCTTTCTGCACCAATCGTTGCGGGCGACAAGTTGCTGATCCAGGCGCGTGGTGGCAAAGTTTATGCCTTCAGTCGTTAG
- a CDS encoding MFS transporter: MSVEISQTVAQSTRRKFKSLRWWMLALFLLGVTVNYITRNSLGILAPELKTSLNMTTEQYSWVVASFQLAYTVFQPICGWLIDVIGLKMGFLICASIWAVVCMLHAGAGTWFQLAILRFFMGGAEAAATPGNAKAISDWFPKKERPIAAGWAGVGFSIGAMLAPPIIVIAHVSFGWQGAFLFSGGLALAWVVLWWAFYHSPQQHPNLSQKEFDLINEDNEPVLPKLPFFKSLAILCKNKKFYGIAIPAFLAEPAWAVFSFWVPLYLATERGMDLKQIAMFAWLPFLAADIGSVASGYLTTLYRKWFGCSRVNSVVASSVTGAFMMVSLAFVAITKDPYIAIALISVGGFGHQVISCMLSALVVESFDKNQMATVNGMRGSSAWIASFLFTLLIGAVSDTIGFNPLFVAMGFFDLIGALFLIGLIAERGKKPSPSV, from the coding sequence ATGAGTGTAGAAATCAGTCAAACGGTTGCACAAAGCACCCGGCGTAAATTTAAATCGCTACGCTGGTGGATGTTGGCTTTATTTCTGTTGGGCGTGACGGTCAACTATATTACCCGCAACTCACTGGGTATTTTGGCTCCAGAGCTGAAAACTAGCCTCAATATGACCACCGAACAATACTCTTGGGTGGTTGCCTCATTTCAACTGGCTTATACCGTGTTTCAACCGATCTGCGGCTGGTTAATCGATGTTATCGGTCTGAAAATGGGGTTCCTGATTTGTGCCAGCATTTGGGCCGTAGTGTGTATGTTGCATGCCGGAGCGGGAACCTGGTTTCAACTGGCAATCCTGCGTTTTTTCATGGGGGGAGCGGAAGCGGCCGCTACACCCGGCAACGCCAAGGCGATCTCTGACTGGTTCCCGAAAAAAGAGCGGCCGATTGCCGCTGGCTGGGCGGGTGTGGGTTTCTCGATTGGCGCTATGTTGGCACCGCCAATTATTGTTATTGCTCATGTTTCTTTTGGTTGGCAGGGGGCTTTCCTGTTCTCCGGTGGTTTGGCGCTGGCTTGGGTCGTTCTGTGGTGGGCGTTTTATCATTCACCACAGCAGCACCCGAATCTGAGCCAAAAAGAATTTGATCTGATTAATGAGGATAACGAACCGGTACTGCCAAAACTGCCTTTCTTCAAATCTTTAGCGATCTTGTGCAAAAACAAAAAATTTTACGGTATTGCTATCCCGGCATTTCTTGCCGAACCGGCCTGGGCGGTTTTCAGCTTCTGGGTACCGCTGTATCTGGCCACCGAGCGCGGTATGGATCTCAAGCAGATCGCCATGTTTGCTTGGCTGCCGTTCCTGGCAGCAGACATCGGTAGTGTTGCCAGTGGCTATCTCACTACCCTGTATCGCAAATGGTTTGGCTGCTCCCGTGTTAATTCGGTGGTGGCCAGCTCGGTAACAGGGGCTTTCATGATGGTATCACTGGCATTTGTGGCGATCACTAAAGACCCTTACATTGCCATTGCGCTGATTTCCGTTGGTGGTTTTGGTCATCAGGTGATCTCCTGTATGTTGAGCGCGCTGGTAGTGGAATCTTTCGATAAGAACCAAATGGCAACGGTGAACGGTATGCGTGGCTCCAGTGCCTGGATCGCCAGCTTTCTGTTTACGCTATTGATTGGTGCTGTCTCTGACACCATCGGCTTCAATCCACTTTTCGTCGCTATGGGTTTCTTTGATCTGATTGGTGCTCTGTTCCTGATTGGTTTGATCGCGGAACGCGGCAAAAAACCATCACCTTCTGTTTAA